A region from the Drosophila mauritiana strain mau12 chromosome 2L, ASM438214v1, whole genome shotgun sequence genome encodes:
- the LOC117135215 gene encoding GTPase-activating protein skywalker isoform X2, producing MPYHRGGDASSQADKLSGIVEESDLYEGFAPHVETSEIKTLDFYNLPKQTGKEPALRSYTEIQQLLQQGKKRDVKNILRENSWPINSPIRAQLWPMLCGQHQTKQQMLDGFYWEMVHQVFGTTELSEKPIMLPAFVDATHCLPYHLTSTGRAVADRIVNVLGYDCPDITYSPVLYPITSILLHFMSEEEAYICLAGLVGSKEKVFINQTKLQHEVTWKTVMQIAKKHTKSATSYFQRICPGLKLERIFMDWCWWILAGLPFQHLVRIMDCYFHEGIKVLYRVALVILNLFHKECQSNNEWSPDNIKNDIGNALIKFCKKIPVSPAKLLHAAFSIRGLSTQYISRIFIKTEMLLKSRSVLTSGSKQLIKSRSSDNLPTSQSQVNIQMMSHTLTIREGEKSPGHRAIAMGVYPIHNLKSQACKNEDLFTLWSWLPVRITMYQPVLLYTTEEHGCSLTTFYVRVEQHEPTLLMIKTCNNEVFGAYCSSRWFERNVKDDKGQRQAYFGTGETFLFSLYPERAKYPWVGIEGDKDLGHSSELFMAADSKMITIGGGEGQAIWMDENIRFGKTDSCKTFNNPPLCPSGDFEIRVLEVYGFVGI from the exons GCAAGGAGCCGGCACTGCGCTCCTACACGGAAATCcaacagctgctgcagcagggCAAGAAGCGCGACGTGAAGAACATACTCAGGGAGAACTCGTGGCCCATCAACTCCCCGATCCGAGCCCAGCTATGGCCGATGTTGTGTGGCCAGCACCAGACCAAACAGCAAATGCTAGACGGCTTCTACTGGGAGATGGTTCACCAG GTCTTTGGCACCACGGAGCTGTCGGAGAAGCCGATCATGCTGCCCGCCTTTGTGGATGCCACCCACTGTTTGCCCTACCACTTGACCAGCACGGGACGCGCCGTGGCCGATCGCATCGTGAATGTCCTGGGCTACGACTGCCCCGATATTACCTACAGTCCAGTATTGTATCCCATTACATCGATACTTTTGCATTTCATGTCGG AGGAGGAGGCGTACATATGTCTGGCCGGTCTGGTCGGTAGCAAGGAGAAGGTATTCATCAATCAAACCAAACTACAGCACGAAGTCACCTGGAAGACGGTGATGCAGATAGCCAAAAAGCACACG AAAAGTGCTACTTCGTATTTCCAACGTATTTGCCCGGGCCTGAAGCTAGAACGCATCTTCATGGACTGGTGCTGGTGGATTCTAGCCGGTCTACCCTTCCAGCATCTGGTGCGGATCATGGACTGCTACTTCCACGAGGGCATCAAGGTCCTGTACCGCGTGGCCCTCGTCATACTCAACCTGTTTCACAAGGAGTGCCAGTCGAACAACGAATGGAGTCCGGACAACATTAAAAACGACATTGGCAACGCTTTGATCAAGTTCTGCAAGAAGATACCAGTGTCGCCGGCGAAGTTGCTCCATGCCGCGTTTAGTATTAGGGGACTGAG TACCCAGTATATTTCTAGAATATTTATCAAGACTGAAATGCTACTAAAAAGCCGCTCCGTGCTCACCAGCGGTTCGAAGCAATTAATCAAATCGCGTTCAAGTGATAATCTGCCCACTAGTCAGTCGCAGGTCAACATCCAAATGATGTCCCACACCCTGACCATCCGGGAG GGTGAAAAATCGCCCGGTCATAGAGCCATCGCGATGGGCGTTTATCCCATACACAATCTGAAAAGTCAAGCTTGTAAGAACGAAGAT CTGTTCACGCTGTGGTCCTGGCTGCCCGTGCGGATAACAATGTACCAACCGGTGCTGCTCTACACCACGGAGGAGCACGGCTGCTCACTGACCACGTTCTACGTTCGGGTGGAGCAGCATGAACCCACGCTGCTCATGATCAAGACGTGCAATAATGAG GTATTCGGTGCCTACTGCTCTTCGCGCTGGTTTGAAAGAAATGTAAAAGATGACAAGGGCCAGCGACAGGCCTACTTCGGTACGGGCGAAACCTTTTTGTTCTCCCTTTATCCAGAAAGAGCCAAGTACCCATGGGTGGGCATTGAGGGCGACAAGGACCTAGGACACAGCTCTGAGCTGTTTATGGCGGCCGACTCCAAGATGATCACGATTGGTGGCGG CGAGGGGCAGGCCATCTGGATGGACGAGAACATTCGTTTTGGAAAGACGGACAGCTGCAAGACCTTCAACAATCCGCCGCTGTGTCCGTCGGGCGACTTCGAGATCCGGGTGCTGGAAGTCTACGGATTCGTGGGCATCTAA
- the LOC117135215 gene encoding GTPase-activating protein skywalker isoform X1: MVGKVLGIKDLEQFSSRRSSVYVDPECDKFFELPLFIAASSNDITTKCQCFQFSPGKEPALRSYTEIQQLLQQGKKRDVKNILRENSWPINSPIRAQLWPMLCGQHQTKQQMLDGFYWEMVHQVFGTTELSEKPIMLPAFVDATHCLPYHLTSTGRAVADRIVNVLGYDCPDITYSPVLYPITSILLHFMSEEEAYICLAGLVGSKEKVFINQTKLQHEVTWKTVMQIAKKHTKSATSYFQRICPGLKLERIFMDWCWWILAGLPFQHLVRIMDCYFHEGIKVLYRVALVILNLFHKECQSNNEWSPDNIKNDIGNALIKFCKKIPVSPAKLLHAAFSIRGLSTQYISRIFIKTEMLLKSRSVLTSGSKQLIKSRSSDNLPTSQSQVNIQMMSHTLTIREGEKSPGHRAIAMGVYPIHNLKSQACKNEDLFTLWSWLPVRITMYQPVLLYTTEEHGCSLTTFYVRVEQHEPTLLMIKTCNNEVFGAYCSSRWFERNVKDDKGQRQAYFGTGETFLFSLYPERAKYPWVGIEGDKDLGHSSELFMAADSKMITIGGGEGQAIWMDENIRFGKTDSCKTFNNPPLCPSGDFEIRVLEVYGFVGI; this comes from the exons ATGGTTGGCAAAGTCTTGGGCATCAAAGACTTGGAGCAGTTCAGTAGCCGGCGCAGCAGCGTCTACGTCGATCCCGAgtgcgacaagttcttcgaGCTGCCGCTCTTCATCGCGGCCAGCTCGAACGACATCACCACCAAATGCCAGTGCTTCCAGTTCAGTCCAG GCAAGGAGCCGGCACTGCGCTCCTACACGGAAATCcaacagctgctgcagcagggCAAGAAGCGCGACGTGAAGAACATACTCAGGGAGAACTCGTGGCCCATCAACTCCCCGATCCGAGCCCAGCTATGGCCGATGTTGTGTGGCCAGCACCAGACCAAACAGCAAATGCTAGACGGCTTCTACTGGGAGATGGTTCACCAG GTCTTTGGCACCACGGAGCTGTCGGAGAAGCCGATCATGCTGCCCGCCTTTGTGGATGCCACCCACTGTTTGCCCTACCACTTGACCAGCACGGGACGCGCCGTGGCCGATCGCATCGTGAATGTCCTGGGCTACGACTGCCCCGATATTACCTACAGTCCAGTATTGTATCCCATTACATCGATACTTTTGCATTTCATGTCGG AGGAGGAGGCGTACATATGTCTGGCCGGTCTGGTCGGTAGCAAGGAGAAGGTATTCATCAATCAAACCAAACTACAGCACGAAGTCACCTGGAAGACGGTGATGCAGATAGCCAAAAAGCACACG AAAAGTGCTACTTCGTATTTCCAACGTATTTGCCCGGGCCTGAAGCTAGAACGCATCTTCATGGACTGGTGCTGGTGGATTCTAGCCGGTCTACCCTTCCAGCATCTGGTGCGGATCATGGACTGCTACTTCCACGAGGGCATCAAGGTCCTGTACCGCGTGGCCCTCGTCATACTCAACCTGTTTCACAAGGAGTGCCAGTCGAACAACGAATGGAGTCCGGACAACATTAAAAACGACATTGGCAACGCTTTGATCAAGTTCTGCAAGAAGATACCAGTGTCGCCGGCGAAGTTGCTCCATGCCGCGTTTAGTATTAGGGGACTGAG TACCCAGTATATTTCTAGAATATTTATCAAGACTGAAATGCTACTAAAAAGCCGCTCCGTGCTCACCAGCGGTTCGAAGCAATTAATCAAATCGCGTTCAAGTGATAATCTGCCCACTAGTCAGTCGCAGGTCAACATCCAAATGATGTCCCACACCCTGACCATCCGGGAG GGTGAAAAATCGCCCGGTCATAGAGCCATCGCGATGGGCGTTTATCCCATACACAATCTGAAAAGTCAAGCTTGTAAGAACGAAGAT CTGTTCACGCTGTGGTCCTGGCTGCCCGTGCGGATAACAATGTACCAACCGGTGCTGCTCTACACCACGGAGGAGCACGGCTGCTCACTGACCACGTTCTACGTTCGGGTGGAGCAGCATGAACCCACGCTGCTCATGATCAAGACGTGCAATAATGAG GTATTCGGTGCCTACTGCTCTTCGCGCTGGTTTGAAAGAAATGTAAAAGATGACAAGGGCCAGCGACAGGCCTACTTCGGTACGGGCGAAACCTTTTTGTTCTCCCTTTATCCAGAAAGAGCCAAGTACCCATGGGTGGGCATTGAGGGCGACAAGGACCTAGGACACAGCTCTGAGCTGTTTATGGCGGCCGACTCCAAGATGATCACGATTGGTGGCGG CGAGGGGCAGGCCATCTGGATGGACGAGAACATTCGTTTTGGAAAGACGGACAGCTGCAAGACCTTCAACAATCCGCCGCTGTGTCCGTCGGGCGACTTCGAGATCCGGGTGCTGGAAGTCTACGGATTCGTGGGCATCTAA
- the LOC117135215 gene encoding GTPase-activating protein skywalker isoform X5, translating into MVGKVLGIKDLEQFSSRRSSVYVDPECDKFFELPLFIAASSNDITTKCQCFQFSPGKEPALRSYTEIQQLLQQGKKRDVKNILRENSWPINSPIRAQLWPMLCGQHQTKQQMLDGFYWEMVHQVFGTTELSEKPIMLPAFVDATHCLPYHLTSTGRAVADRIVNVLGYDCPDITYSPVLYPITSILLHFMSEEEAYICLAGLVGSKEKVFINQTKLQHEVTWKTVMQIAKKHTKSATSYFQRICPGLKLERIFMDWCWWILAGLPFQHLVRIMDCYFHEGIKVLYRVALVILNLFHKECQSNNEWSPDNIKNDIGNALIKFCKKIPVSPAKLLHAAFSIRGLSTQYISRIFIKTEMLLKSRSVLTSGSKQLIKSRSSDNLPTSQSQVNIQMMSHTLTIREKLHSESCRNLLFTLWSWLPVRITMYQPVLLYTTEEHGCSLTTFYVRVEQHEPTLLMIKTCNNEVFGAYCSSRWFERNVKDDKGQRQAYFGTGETFLFSLYPERAKYPWVGIEGDKDLGHSSELFMAADSKMITIGGGEGQAIWMDENIRFGKTDSCKTFNNPPLCPSGDFEIRVLEVYGFVGI; encoded by the exons ATGGTTGGCAAAGTCTTGGGCATCAAAGACTTGGAGCAGTTCAGTAGCCGGCGCAGCAGCGTCTACGTCGATCCCGAgtgcgacaagttcttcgaGCTGCCGCTCTTCATCGCGGCCAGCTCGAACGACATCACCACCAAATGCCAGTGCTTCCAGTTCAGTCCAG GCAAGGAGCCGGCACTGCGCTCCTACACGGAAATCcaacagctgctgcagcagggCAAGAAGCGCGACGTGAAGAACATACTCAGGGAGAACTCGTGGCCCATCAACTCCCCGATCCGAGCCCAGCTATGGCCGATGTTGTGTGGCCAGCACCAGACCAAACAGCAAATGCTAGACGGCTTCTACTGGGAGATGGTTCACCAG GTCTTTGGCACCACGGAGCTGTCGGAGAAGCCGATCATGCTGCCCGCCTTTGTGGATGCCACCCACTGTTTGCCCTACCACTTGACCAGCACGGGACGCGCCGTGGCCGATCGCATCGTGAATGTCCTGGGCTACGACTGCCCCGATATTACCTACAGTCCAGTATTGTATCCCATTACATCGATACTTTTGCATTTCATGTCGG AGGAGGAGGCGTACATATGTCTGGCCGGTCTGGTCGGTAGCAAGGAGAAGGTATTCATCAATCAAACCAAACTACAGCACGAAGTCACCTGGAAGACGGTGATGCAGATAGCCAAAAAGCACACG AAAAGTGCTACTTCGTATTTCCAACGTATTTGCCCGGGCCTGAAGCTAGAACGCATCTTCATGGACTGGTGCTGGTGGATTCTAGCCGGTCTACCCTTCCAGCATCTGGTGCGGATCATGGACTGCTACTTCCACGAGGGCATCAAGGTCCTGTACCGCGTGGCCCTCGTCATACTCAACCTGTTTCACAAGGAGTGCCAGTCGAACAACGAATGGAGTCCGGACAACATTAAAAACGACATTGGCAACGCTTTGATCAAGTTCTGCAAGAAGATACCAGTGTCGCCGGCGAAGTTGCTCCATGCCGCGTTTAGTATTAGGGGACTGAG TACCCAGTATATTTCTAGAATATTTATCAAGACTGAAATGCTACTAAAAAGCCGCTCCGTGCTCACCAGCGGTTCGAAGCAATTAATCAAATCGCGTTCAAGTGATAATCTGCCCACTAGTCAGTCGCAGGTCAACATCCAAATGATGTCCCACACCCTGACCATCCGGGAG AAGCTGCACTCCGAGAGCTGTCGCAATTTG CTGTTCACGCTGTGGTCCTGGCTGCCCGTGCGGATAACAATGTACCAACCGGTGCTGCTCTACACCACGGAGGAGCACGGCTGCTCACTGACCACGTTCTACGTTCGGGTGGAGCAGCATGAACCCACGCTGCTCATGATCAAGACGTGCAATAATGAG GTATTCGGTGCCTACTGCTCTTCGCGCTGGTTTGAAAGAAATGTAAAAGATGACAAGGGCCAGCGACAGGCCTACTTCGGTACGGGCGAAACCTTTTTGTTCTCCCTTTATCCAGAAAGAGCCAAGTACCCATGGGTGGGCATTGAGGGCGACAAGGACCTAGGACACAGCTCTGAGCTGTTTATGGCGGCCGACTCCAAGATGATCACGATTGGTGGCGG CGAGGGGCAGGCCATCTGGATGGACGAGAACATTCGTTTTGGAAAGACGGACAGCTGCAAGACCTTCAACAATCCGCCGCTGTGTCCGTCGGGCGACTTCGAGATCCGGGTGCTGGAAGTCTACGGATTCGTGGGCATCTAA
- the LOC117135215 gene encoding GTPase-activating protein skywalker isoform X3, translated as MVGKVLGIKDLEQFSSRRSSVYVDPECDKFFELPLFIAASSNDITTKCQCFQFSPGKEPALRSYTEIQQLLQQGKKRDVKNILRENSWPINSPIRAQLWPMLCGQHQTKQQMLDGFYWEMVHQVFGTTELSEKPIMLPAFVDATHCLPYHLTSTGRAVADRIVNVLGYDCPDITYSPVLYPITSILLHFMSEEEAYICLAGLVGSKEKVFINQTKLQHEVTWKTVMQIAKKHTKSATSYFQRICPGLKLERIFMDWCWWILAGLPFQHLVRIMDCYFHEGIKVLYRVALVILNLFHKECQSNNEWSPDNIKNDIGNALIKFCKKIPVSPAKLLHAAFSIRGLSTQYISRIFIKTEMLLKSRSVLTSGSKQLIKSRSSDNLPTSQSQVNIQMMSHTLTIREHFGLPGTKNFIKTWTDRQFLFTLWSWLPVRITMYQPVLLYTTEEHGCSLTTFYVRVEQHEPTLLMIKTCNNEVFGAYCSSRWFERNVKDDKGQRQAYFGTGETFLFSLYPERAKYPWVGIEGDKDLGHSSELFMAADSKMITIGGGEGQAIWMDENIRFGKTDSCKTFNNPPLCPSGDFEIRVLEVYGFVGI; from the exons ATGGTTGGCAAAGTCTTGGGCATCAAAGACTTGGAGCAGTTCAGTAGCCGGCGCAGCAGCGTCTACGTCGATCCCGAgtgcgacaagttcttcgaGCTGCCGCTCTTCATCGCGGCCAGCTCGAACGACATCACCACCAAATGCCAGTGCTTCCAGTTCAGTCCAG GCAAGGAGCCGGCACTGCGCTCCTACACGGAAATCcaacagctgctgcagcagggCAAGAAGCGCGACGTGAAGAACATACTCAGGGAGAACTCGTGGCCCATCAACTCCCCGATCCGAGCCCAGCTATGGCCGATGTTGTGTGGCCAGCACCAGACCAAACAGCAAATGCTAGACGGCTTCTACTGGGAGATGGTTCACCAG GTCTTTGGCACCACGGAGCTGTCGGAGAAGCCGATCATGCTGCCCGCCTTTGTGGATGCCACCCACTGTTTGCCCTACCACTTGACCAGCACGGGACGCGCCGTGGCCGATCGCATCGTGAATGTCCTGGGCTACGACTGCCCCGATATTACCTACAGTCCAGTATTGTATCCCATTACATCGATACTTTTGCATTTCATGTCGG AGGAGGAGGCGTACATATGTCTGGCCGGTCTGGTCGGTAGCAAGGAGAAGGTATTCATCAATCAAACCAAACTACAGCACGAAGTCACCTGGAAGACGGTGATGCAGATAGCCAAAAAGCACACG AAAAGTGCTACTTCGTATTTCCAACGTATTTGCCCGGGCCTGAAGCTAGAACGCATCTTCATGGACTGGTGCTGGTGGATTCTAGCCGGTCTACCCTTCCAGCATCTGGTGCGGATCATGGACTGCTACTTCCACGAGGGCATCAAGGTCCTGTACCGCGTGGCCCTCGTCATACTCAACCTGTTTCACAAGGAGTGCCAGTCGAACAACGAATGGAGTCCGGACAACATTAAAAACGACATTGGCAACGCTTTGATCAAGTTCTGCAAGAAGATACCAGTGTCGCCGGCGAAGTTGCTCCATGCCGCGTTTAGTATTAGGGGACTGAG TACCCAGTATATTTCTAGAATATTTATCAAGACTGAAATGCTACTAAAAAGCCGCTCCGTGCTCACCAGCGGTTCGAAGCAATTAATCAAATCGCGTTCAAGTGATAATCTGCCCACTAGTCAGTCGCAGGTCAACATCCAAATGATGTCCCACACCCTGACCATCCGGGAG CATTTTGGTTTGCCGGGCACAAAGAATTTCATAAAAACCTGGACGGATAGACAATTT CTGTTCACGCTGTGGTCCTGGCTGCCCGTGCGGATAACAATGTACCAACCGGTGCTGCTCTACACCACGGAGGAGCACGGCTGCTCACTGACCACGTTCTACGTTCGGGTGGAGCAGCATGAACCCACGCTGCTCATGATCAAGACGTGCAATAATGAG GTATTCGGTGCCTACTGCTCTTCGCGCTGGTTTGAAAGAAATGTAAAAGATGACAAGGGCCAGCGACAGGCCTACTTCGGTACGGGCGAAACCTTTTTGTTCTCCCTTTATCCAGAAAGAGCCAAGTACCCATGGGTGGGCATTGAGGGCGACAAGGACCTAGGACACAGCTCTGAGCTGTTTATGGCGGCCGACTCCAAGATGATCACGATTGGTGGCGG CGAGGGGCAGGCCATCTGGATGGACGAGAACATTCGTTTTGGAAAGACGGACAGCTGCAAGACCTTCAACAATCCGCCGCTGTGTCCGTCGGGCGACTTCGAGATCCGGGTGCTGGAAGTCTACGGATTCGTGGGCATCTAA
- the LOC117135215 gene encoding GTPase-activating protein skywalker isoform X7 produces MVGKVLGIKDLEQFSSRRSSVYVDPECDKFFELPLFIAASSNDITTKCQCFQFSPGKEPALRSYTEIQQLLQQGKKRDVKNILRENSWPINSPIRAQLWPMLCGQHQTKQQMLDGFYWEMVHQVFGTTELSEKPIMLPAFVDATHCLPYHLTSTGRAVADRIVNVLGYDCPDITYSPVLYPITSILLHFMSEEEAYICLAGLVGSKEKVFINQTKLQHEVTWKTVMQIAKKHTKSATSYFQRICPGLKLERIFMDWCWWILAGLPFQHLVRIMDCYFHEGIKVLYRVALVILNLFHKECQSNNEWSPDNIKNDIGNALIKFCKKIPVSPAKLLHAAFSIRGLSTQYISRIFIKTEMLLKSRSVLTSGSKQLIKSRSSDNLPTSQSQVNIQMMSHTLTIRELFTLWSWLPVRITMYQPVLLYTTEEHGCSLTTFYVRVEQHEPTLLMIKTCNNEVFGAYCSSRWFERNVKDDKGQRQAYFGTGETFLFSLYPERAKYPWVGIEGDKDLGHSSELFMAADSKMITIGGGEGQAIWMDENIRFGKTDSCKTFNNPPLCPSGDFEIRVLEVYGFVGI; encoded by the exons ATGGTTGGCAAAGTCTTGGGCATCAAAGACTTGGAGCAGTTCAGTAGCCGGCGCAGCAGCGTCTACGTCGATCCCGAgtgcgacaagttcttcgaGCTGCCGCTCTTCATCGCGGCCAGCTCGAACGACATCACCACCAAATGCCAGTGCTTCCAGTTCAGTCCAG GCAAGGAGCCGGCACTGCGCTCCTACACGGAAATCcaacagctgctgcagcagggCAAGAAGCGCGACGTGAAGAACATACTCAGGGAGAACTCGTGGCCCATCAACTCCCCGATCCGAGCCCAGCTATGGCCGATGTTGTGTGGCCAGCACCAGACCAAACAGCAAATGCTAGACGGCTTCTACTGGGAGATGGTTCACCAG GTCTTTGGCACCACGGAGCTGTCGGAGAAGCCGATCATGCTGCCCGCCTTTGTGGATGCCACCCACTGTTTGCCCTACCACTTGACCAGCACGGGACGCGCCGTGGCCGATCGCATCGTGAATGTCCTGGGCTACGACTGCCCCGATATTACCTACAGTCCAGTATTGTATCCCATTACATCGATACTTTTGCATTTCATGTCGG AGGAGGAGGCGTACATATGTCTGGCCGGTCTGGTCGGTAGCAAGGAGAAGGTATTCATCAATCAAACCAAACTACAGCACGAAGTCACCTGGAAGACGGTGATGCAGATAGCCAAAAAGCACACG AAAAGTGCTACTTCGTATTTCCAACGTATTTGCCCGGGCCTGAAGCTAGAACGCATCTTCATGGACTGGTGCTGGTGGATTCTAGCCGGTCTACCCTTCCAGCATCTGGTGCGGATCATGGACTGCTACTTCCACGAGGGCATCAAGGTCCTGTACCGCGTGGCCCTCGTCATACTCAACCTGTTTCACAAGGAGTGCCAGTCGAACAACGAATGGAGTCCGGACAACATTAAAAACGACATTGGCAACGCTTTGATCAAGTTCTGCAAGAAGATACCAGTGTCGCCGGCGAAGTTGCTCCATGCCGCGTTTAGTATTAGGGGACTGAG TACCCAGTATATTTCTAGAATATTTATCAAGACTGAAATGCTACTAAAAAGCCGCTCCGTGCTCACCAGCGGTTCGAAGCAATTAATCAAATCGCGTTCAAGTGATAATCTGCCCACTAGTCAGTCGCAGGTCAACATCCAAATGATGTCCCACACCCTGACCATCCGGGAG CTGTTCACGCTGTGGTCCTGGCTGCCCGTGCGGATAACAATGTACCAACCGGTGCTGCTCTACACCACGGAGGAGCACGGCTGCTCACTGACCACGTTCTACGTTCGGGTGGAGCAGCATGAACCCACGCTGCTCATGATCAAGACGTGCAATAATGAG GTATTCGGTGCCTACTGCTCTTCGCGCTGGTTTGAAAGAAATGTAAAAGATGACAAGGGCCAGCGACAGGCCTACTTCGGTACGGGCGAAACCTTTTTGTTCTCCCTTTATCCAGAAAGAGCCAAGTACCCATGGGTGGGCATTGAGGGCGACAAGGACCTAGGACACAGCTCTGAGCTGTTTATGGCGGCCGACTCCAAGATGATCACGATTGGTGGCGG CGAGGGGCAGGCCATCTGGATGGACGAGAACATTCGTTTTGGAAAGACGGACAGCTGCAAGACCTTCAACAATCCGCCGCTGTGTCCGTCGGGCGACTTCGAGATCCGGGTGCTGGAAGTCTACGGATTCGTGGGCATCTAA
- the LOC117135215 gene encoding GTPase-activating protein skywalker isoform X8, producing the protein MPYHRGGDASSQADKLSGIVEESDLYEGFAPHVETSEIKTLDFYNLPKQTGKEPALRSYTEIQQLLQQGKKRDVKNILRENSWPINSPIRAQLWPMLCGQHQTKQQMLDGFYWEMVHQVFGTTELSEKPIMLPAFVDATHCLPYHLTSTGRAVADRIVNVLGYDCPDITYSPVLYPITSILLHFMSEEEAYICLAGLVGSKEKVFINQTKLQHEVTWKTVMQIAKKHTKSATSYFQRICPGLKLERIFMDWCWWILAGLPFQHLVRIMDCYFHEGIKVLYRVALVILNLFHKECQSNNEWSPDNIKNDIGNALIKFCKKIPVSPAKLLHAAFSIRGLSTQYISRIFIKTEMLLKSRSVLTSGSKQLIKSRSSDNLPTSQSQVNIQMMSHTLTIRELFTLWSWLPVRITMYQPVLLYTTEEHGCSLTTFYVRVEQHEPTLLMIKTCNNEVFGAYCSSRWFERNVKDDKGQRQAYFGTGETFLFSLYPERAKYPWVGIEGDKDLGHSSELFMAADSKMITIGGGEGQAIWMDENIRFGKTDSCKTFNNPPLCPSGDFEIRVLEVYGFVGI; encoded by the exons GCAAGGAGCCGGCACTGCGCTCCTACACGGAAATCcaacagctgctgcagcagggCAAGAAGCGCGACGTGAAGAACATACTCAGGGAGAACTCGTGGCCCATCAACTCCCCGATCCGAGCCCAGCTATGGCCGATGTTGTGTGGCCAGCACCAGACCAAACAGCAAATGCTAGACGGCTTCTACTGGGAGATGGTTCACCAG GTCTTTGGCACCACGGAGCTGTCGGAGAAGCCGATCATGCTGCCCGCCTTTGTGGATGCCACCCACTGTTTGCCCTACCACTTGACCAGCACGGGACGCGCCGTGGCCGATCGCATCGTGAATGTCCTGGGCTACGACTGCCCCGATATTACCTACAGTCCAGTATTGTATCCCATTACATCGATACTTTTGCATTTCATGTCGG AGGAGGAGGCGTACATATGTCTGGCCGGTCTGGTCGGTAGCAAGGAGAAGGTATTCATCAATCAAACCAAACTACAGCACGAAGTCACCTGGAAGACGGTGATGCAGATAGCCAAAAAGCACACG AAAAGTGCTACTTCGTATTTCCAACGTATTTGCCCGGGCCTGAAGCTAGAACGCATCTTCATGGACTGGTGCTGGTGGATTCTAGCCGGTCTACCCTTCCAGCATCTGGTGCGGATCATGGACTGCTACTTCCACGAGGGCATCAAGGTCCTGTACCGCGTGGCCCTCGTCATACTCAACCTGTTTCACAAGGAGTGCCAGTCGAACAACGAATGGAGTCCGGACAACATTAAAAACGACATTGGCAACGCTTTGATCAAGTTCTGCAAGAAGATACCAGTGTCGCCGGCGAAGTTGCTCCATGCCGCGTTTAGTATTAGGGGACTGAG TACCCAGTATATTTCTAGAATATTTATCAAGACTGAAATGCTACTAAAAAGCCGCTCCGTGCTCACCAGCGGTTCGAAGCAATTAATCAAATCGCGTTCAAGTGATAATCTGCCCACTAGTCAGTCGCAGGTCAACATCCAAATGATGTCCCACACCCTGACCATCCGGGAG CTGTTCACGCTGTGGTCCTGGCTGCCCGTGCGGATAACAATGTACCAACCGGTGCTGCTCTACACCACGGAGGAGCACGGCTGCTCACTGACCACGTTCTACGTTCGGGTGGAGCAGCATGAACCCACGCTGCTCATGATCAAGACGTGCAATAATGAG GTATTCGGTGCCTACTGCTCTTCGCGCTGGTTTGAAAGAAATGTAAAAGATGACAAGGGCCAGCGACAGGCCTACTTCGGTACGGGCGAAACCTTTTTGTTCTCCCTTTATCCAGAAAGAGCCAAGTACCCATGGGTGGGCATTGAGGGCGACAAGGACCTAGGACACAGCTCTGAGCTGTTTATGGCGGCCGACTCCAAGATGATCACGATTGGTGGCGG CGAGGGGCAGGCCATCTGGATGGACGAGAACATTCGTTTTGGAAAGACGGACAGCTGCAAGACCTTCAACAATCCGCCGCTGTGTCCGTCGGGCGACTTCGAGATCCGGGTGCTGGAAGTCTACGGATTCGTGGGCATCTAA